One Brassica napus cultivar Da-Ae chromosome C4, Da-Ae, whole genome shotgun sequence genomic region harbors:
- the LOC106394447 gene encoding zinc finger protein ZAT5, with protein sequence MMGQDHEVGSDQTQIIKGKRTKRQRSSSSTFLVAAAATTITSTSSSADGERTASDEYNSVVSSPVTTTDCTEEEEDMAICLIMLARGAAPSPPLPDLKNSTKTDKNLHLKTSSSENSSFYVYECKTCNRTFPSFQALGGHRASHKKPRASIDEKAKVPLTQLKSSASEEGQKSHFKVSGPALASKASNIIISKANKVHECSICGSEFTSGQALGGHMRRHRTVTNVVSSPVSTAEVSRNSTEEETENLSRSMEQRKYLPLDLNLPAPEDDLRESKFQRIVFSATTPALIDCHY encoded by the coding sequence ATGATGGGTCAAGATCATGAGGTTGGTAGTGATCAGACGCAAATCATTAAGGGGAAGCGTACGAAGCGGCAGAGATCATCCTCTTCGACGTTTTTGGTGGCGGCGGCGGCGACCACAATCACCTCCACAAGTTCATCTGCCGACGGAGAAAGAACAGCTTCCGATGAATACAACTCGGTAGTTTCGTCTCCGGTTACTACAACTGATTGtacagaagaagaggaagacatGGCGATTTGTCTCATCATGCTTGCACGTGGAGCTGCTCCATCGCCGCCGCTGCCGGATCTAAAGAATTCTACCAAAACTGACAAAAATCTTCATCTGAAGACTTCGTCCTCGGAGAATTCTAGTTTCTACGTCTACGAGTGTAAAACATGTAACCGGACGTTCCCGTCGTTTCAAGCTCTGGGTGGACACAGGGCGAGCCACAAGAAGCCTAGAGCGTCGATAGACGAAAAAGCTAAAGTACCCCTTACGCAGCTCAAGTCTAGTGCATCAGAGGAAGGGCAAAAAAGTCATTTTAAAGTTTCCGGCCCAGCCCTAGCTTCGAAGGCAAGTAACATCATCATCAGCAAAGCAAACAAAGTACACGAGTGTTCGATCTGTGGTTCTGAGTTCACTTCAGGCCAAGCACTCGGAGGCCACATGAGGCGGCACAGGACAGTTACCAACGTGGTTAGCAGCCCGGTCAGTACAGCAGAAGTGAGCAGAAACAGTACAGAAGAAGAGACTGAGAATTTGAGCCGTTCGATGGAACAGAGAAAATATCTACCGTTAGATCTTAATCTACCGGCACCAGAAGATGATCTAAGAGAATCGAAGTTTCAAAGGATAGTGTTCTCAGCAACCACACCAGCGTTAATAGATTGCCATTACTAG
- the LOC111205648 gene encoding uncharacterized mitochondrial protein AtMg00810-like — LRCNRFRPQQRLVPKGYEQDEGLDYPETFSPVVRATTIRLVLDITVSKGWEIKQLDVTSAFLHGDLHEPVYMFQPPGFVDPERPNHVCKLRKALYCLKQAPKAWFDTFSHYLIDFGFNCSKSDSFLFTYHHHGKTFVLLLYVDDILLTGSDSALLHHLLQSLNNRFSMKDLGKPSYFLRIEIQTHEEGVFMHQKAYVLDILHQAAMSDCNPMPTPMPQWIEQHNTNLFPEPTYFRSLAGKLQYLTITRPYIQYAVNYVCQRMHQPTISDFGLLKRILRYLKGTLDHGLHIRKDMCLTLSAYRDSDWTGCLETRRSTIGFCTLLGPNLITWSAKRQPTV, encoded by the coding sequence cttcgttgtaaccgttttcgaccccaacagcgTCTAGTGCCTAAGGGATATGAGCAAGATGAAGGTCTGGATTATCCTGAGACTTTCAGCCCTGTAGTGAGAGCAACAACTATAAGGTTGGTTCTAGATATAACGGTGTCTAAAGGCTGGGAAATTAAACAACTAGATGTCACAAGTGCTTTCCTACATGGAGACTTACATGAACCGGTATACATGTTCCAACCTCCTggctttgttgatccagaacgTCCTAACCATGTATGCAAACTGAGAAAGGCTTTGTATTGTCTCAAGCAGGCCCCAAAGGCTTGGTTTGACACCTTCAGTCACTATCTGATCGACTTTGGCTTCAATTGTAGCAagtcggattcatttttatttacttatcacCACCATGGGAAGACTTTTGTTTTACTTctttatgttgatgatattcTTTTGACGGGTAGTGATTCTGCTCTTCTACATCATCTGCTTCAGTCTCTCAACAACAGATTCTCCATGAAAGATCTTGGGAAGCCTAGCTATTTTCTAAGAATTGAGATTCAAACACATGAAGAGGGTGTGTTTATGCATCAGAAAGCATACGTGTTGGACATTCTTCATCAAGCAGCCATGAGTGACTGTAATCCTATGCCCACACCTATGCCTCAATGGATAGAACAACACAACACTAATCTCTTTCCCGAGCCCACATACTTCCGCAGTTTGGCTGGTAAACTGCAATATCTCACAATAACAAGACCGTATATTCAGTATGCAGTAAACTATGTTTGTCAACGGATGCACCAACCAACGATCTCCGACTTTGGTCTCTTGAAGCGTATACTGCGATACTTAAAAGGAACTTTGGATCATGGCTTACACATACGGAAAGATATGTGTCTTACTCTTTCAGCATACCGCGACAGTGACTGGACAGGATGCTTAGAGACACGACGCTCCACAATCGGTTTCTGTACTCTTCTCGGTCCCAACCTCATAACTTGGTCTGCGAAACGCCAACCTACTGTCTGA
- the LOC106394736 gene encoding transcription factor FER-LIKE IRON DEFICIENCY-INDUCED TRANSCRIPTION FACTOR translates to MKGRVIALTNLNDLELHNFLVDPNFDQFINLIRGDDQTIENPPLDFDLGGPLHNSPCFIDENQFIQTPVDNLFDELPDIDSNVAESFRSFEGESVVRASGEDDYNDGDDSSATTTNIDGSRKKKTDRSRTLISERKRRGRMKDKLYALRSLVPNITKMDKASIVGDAVAYVQELQSQAKKLKADIAGLEASLTSTGGYQKPAPVAQKSHTFRCINPPVSKKINQMDVIQVEEKEFYVRLVCNKGQGVAASLYKSLESLTSFQVQNSNLSSPSPETYILTYTLDGTCFEQSLNLPNLKLWITGSLLNQGFEFIKPFN, encoded by the exons ATGAAAGGAAGAGTCATAGCTCTTACAAACCTAAACGACCTCGAACTACACAACTTCTTGGTCGATCCAAACTTCGATCAGTtcataaatctcataagaggaGATGACCAAACCATCGAAAACCCACCTCTCGATTTCGATCTTGGTGGTCCTTTACACAACAGCCCATGTTTCATCGACGAGAACCAGTTTATCCAAACACCTGTGGATAACCTGTTCGACGAGTTGCCTGATATAGACTCCAATGTGGCCGAATCGTTCCGTAGCTTCGAGGGTGAGAGTGTTGTAAGAGCAAGCGGCGAAGACGATTACAACGACGGCGATGATTCTTCTGCCACCACGACGAATATTGATGGAAGCCGTAAGAAGAAGACGGATCGATCGAGAACTTTGATCTCCGAGAGAAAAAGGAGAGGTCGGATGAAGGATAAGCTCTACGCGTTGAGATCTCTTGTTCCAAACATTACTAAG ATGGATAAAGCATCAATTGTGGGAGATGCAGTGGCGTACGTTCAAGAACTGCAGTCACAAGCCAAGAAACTCAAAGCTGATATTGCTGGCCTTGAAGCTTCTTTAACTTCCACTGGAGGGTACCAAAAACCTGCACCAGTTGCTCAGAAAAGTCACACTTTCCGTTGTATTAATCCACCGGTTTCCAAGAAAATCAATCAG ATGGATGTTATTCAAGTAGAGGAGAAAGAGTTTTATGTGAGATTGGTGTGTAACAAAGGACAAGGCGTTGCTGCATCACTCTACAAGTCTTTGGAGTCTCTTACAAGTTTCCAAGTGCAAAACTCCAACCTAAGCTCCCCTTCTCCTGAGACATACATCTTAACATATACATTAGAT GGGACATGTTTCGAACAGAGCTTAAACTTGCCTAACCTGAAGCTGTGGATCACTGGATCACTTCTAAACCAAGGTTTTGAATTCATCAAGCCATTCAATTGA
- the LOC106396504 gene encoding protein SOSEKI 3 — MEGRMKKYREGVSPERAKVWTEKSPKYHQKIKKVQIVYYLSKNRQLEHPHFMEVLLSSPNGLYLRDVIERLNVLRGRGMASMYSWSSKRSYRNGFVWHDLSEDDLILPAHGNEYVLKGSEIIDQPTTDHFSPIENSATQNMKQIVVEPPPSSSRSMDDSSSSSSMKGTNKHSQEDDELSPPALRSVSSPDSRDAKNSSSSWCLAEYKVYKSEGLADASTQTDETVNKPVETLSRGVSTDEALSSESESSEPSCEEGKEIEESAETSRNSVSPPPVSSRTDTLESLIRADVTKMNSFRILEQEDVRMPRLRASNVLMQLISCGSISVKDNKFGLVPTYKPKFSHSKFPSPFFSSSSFMMGGDVDRLSETPSLMSLRLEEKEYFSGSLVETKLQKKDAADGNTSLKRSSSYNGDRASKQMGAAENGDSKPGCSKHIPRSRKASSSVISKQQPRSESMRSPVLVKTTKNISSPSKTSDVCSKKITESLRKPTDSFKEEDSEKVIKIEERLASGARVIIESKVPPSSL; from the exons atggaggggAGGATGAAGAAGTACAGAGAAGGAGTGAGTCCAGAGAGAGCAAAAGTGTGGACAGAGAAATCACCAAAGTATCATCAGAAGATCAAGAAAGTCCAAATTGTTTATTACCTCTCCAAGAATCGTCAGCTCGAGCATCCtcacttcatggaagtcttgcTTTCTTCTCCCAATGGCTTATACCTCAGAG ATGTTATAGAGAGGCTTAATGTTCTTAGAGGTAGAGGCATGGCTTCTATGTATTCTTGGTCTAGTAAAAG AAGCTATAGGAATGGTTTTGTCTGGCATGATTTATCAGAAGATGACTTGATTCTACCTGCTCATGGGAATGAGTATGTTCTTAAGGGCTCTGAGATTATTGACCAACCCACTACAGATCACTTTAGCCCAATTGAGAATTCAGCAACACAAAACATGAAGCAGATAGTTGTGGagccaccaccatcatcatctaGAAGCATGGAtgattcctcttcctcttcgaGTATGAAGGGGACTAATAAGCATTCTCAGGAAGATGATGAGCTTTCTCCTCCAGCTCTTCGTTCTGTCTCCTCTCCTGATTCTAGAGACGCCAagaactcctcttcttcttggtgTTTAGCTGAGTACAAGGTGTACAAGAGCGAGGGGCTCGCTGATGCTTCTACGCAAACAGATGAAACTGTCAACAAACCTGTAGAGACCTTAAGTAGAGGCGTCTCAACTGATGAAGCTCTCTCATCAGAATCTGAATCAAGCGAGCCTTCTTGTGAAGAAGGGAAGGAGATAGAGGAGAGTGCagaaacatcgagaaactctgTCTCTCCACCTCCAGTTTCCAGCAGGACTGATACATTGGAGTCTCTTATAAGAGCTGATGTCACTAAGATGAATAGTTTTAGGATTCTTGAACAGGAAGACGTTCGAATGCCGAGGCTTAGGGCCTCGAACGTGCTGATGCAGTTGATATCGTGCGGTTCGATATCGGTCAAGGACAACAAGTTCGGCCTTGTGCCTACTTACAAACCCAAGTTTAGCCACTCCAAGTTTCCTTCGCCTTTCTTCTCCTCCTCATCGTTTATGATGGGAGGAGATGTTGACCGTTTGTCCGAAACTCCGAGTCTAATGAGCCTGAGGCTAGAGGAGAAAGAGTATTTTAGTGGGAGCTTGGTCGAGACAAAGCTACAGAAGAAAGATGCTGCTGATGGGAACACTTCTCTTAAGCGTTCTTCATCTTACAATGGTGACAG GGCTTCCAAGCAAATGGGTGCAGCAGAGAATGGAGACTCGAAGCCGGGTTGTTCTAAACACATTCCACGCTCGAGAAAGGCTTCTTCTTCTGTGATAAGCAAGCAACAGCCACGTAGCGAGTCCATGAGATCTCCTGTGTTAGTAAAGACTACCAAGAACATTTCCAGTCCTTCTAAGACGTCTGATGTTTGCAGTAAAAAAATTACCGAATCTTTGAGGAAGCCTACTGATTCTTTTAAAGAAGAAGACTCAGAGAAGGTGATCAAGATTGAGGAAAG GCTTGCTTCAGGAGCTCGGGTTATAATCGAATCTAAAGTGCCTCCGAGCAGTTTGTGA